The Mammaliicoccus sciuri genome window below encodes:
- a CDS encoding SACOL1771 family peroxiredoxin, with the protein MTTHIFNLKGTWTKGRNASGHITTDNLSTRVSIPEVMDGPEIGTNPDEMLLGAASTCYMITLAAMIERSEIDIERIEVDSKGHVDFEDGVITYKKIEHFPIIYLSEEPDENLQKRLNRLVQKAEESCMITRALAGNVQVVATGEIRF; encoded by the coding sequence ATGACAACACATATTTTTAATTTAAAAGGAACGTGGACTAAAGGCAGAAATGCTTCTGGCCATATTACAACTGATAATTTATCTACTCGCGTATCAATCCCTGAAGTAATGGATGGACCAGAAATCGGTACAAATCCAGACGAGATGCTACTAGGTGCAGCTTCAACTTGCTATATGATTACATTGGCAGCAATGATTGAACGCTCTGAAATTGATATCGAAAGAATCGAAGTGGATTCTAAAGGTCATGTTGATTTCGAAGATGGTGTGATCACTTATAAAAAAATAGAACATTTCCCTATTATTTATTTATCTGAAGAACCAGATGAAAATTTACAAAAAAGATTAAACAGACTTGTTCAAAAAGCAGAAGAATCTTGTATGATAACACGTGCTTTAGCTGGTAATGTTCAAGTTGTAGCAACAGGTGAAATAAGATTTTAG
- a CDS encoding glycerophosphodiester phosphodiesterase, translating into MNVNNQNCKLKVAHRGVPSLAPENTMISFKHAIEFNIDVLEIDIHRTIDGELVVIHDPTTKRTSQEKGVIRKLTYETLKKYDVGKWKGQAYIGEQIPLFQDVLKLIKDTHLKLLIEIKQPENYPNIEEDIISMIKQHDISYNQIMIQSFNRNSIQKINTLWPEIELGVLIKKKDRFISKREINKIGEYANYINPNYKIVTRKFVKSAHASQLKVLPYTINDKHTAQKMLDLGVDGLISDYAHLLDEWMKS; encoded by the coding sequence ATGAATGTGAATAATCAAAATTGCAAATTAAAAGTTGCACATAGAGGTGTTCCATCGTTAGCACCAGAAAATACAATGATTTCTTTTAAACATGCAATAGAATTCAATATAGATGTTCTTGAAATAGATATACATAGAACGATTGATGGTGAACTCGTTGTTATTCATGATCCAACGACGAAACGTACTTCACAAGAAAAAGGGGTCATCAGAAAATTAACATACGAAACATTGAAAAAGTATGATGTTGGTAAATGGAAAGGGCAAGCATATATTGGTGAGCAAATTCCGTTATTTCAAGATGTACTTAAATTAATAAAAGACACACATTTAAAGCTACTTATAGAAATCAAGCAACCCGAAAACTATCCAAATATTGAAGAGGATATCATCTCTATGATCAAACAACATGATATTTCGTATAATCAAATTATGATTCAGTCATTTAATAGAAATTCAATTCAAAAAATAAATACTTTATGGCCTGAAATAGAATTAGGTGTATTGATTAAGAAGAAAGACCGATTTATAAGTAAAAGGGAAATTAACAAAATAGGGGAGTATGCAAACTATATTAATCCGAATTATAAAATTGTCACGAGAAAATTTGTAAAGTCAGCACATGCATCGCAACTTAAGGTATTACCATATACAATTAATGATAAACATACGGCTCAAAAAATGTTAGATTTGGGTGTTGATGGTTTAATATCGGATTATGCACATTTATTAGATGAATGGATGAAGTCATAA
- a CDS encoding helix-turn-helix domain-containing protein yields the protein MTKYSDEFKLKVVRDYLDGHYGYRKLAKKYNIPDKIIIRTWVKAFQSFGVDGIKKKQKKTVYSVTFKINVLNYMKRTGDSFQDTAIKFGLNTPSIIVRWKKIYDKEGVEGLEKPKGRPPMKKKKQKKSNQNLSREKELELENENLRLENAYLKKLNAFRENPSAFLEKHKQQWHSNSKKKDSN from the coding sequence ATGACAAAATATAGTGATGAATTTAAGTTGAAAGTTGTAAGAGATTATCTAGATGGCCATTATGGTTATCGAAAATTAGCTAAAAAATATAATATACCTGATAAAATTATTATACGAACATGGGTAAAAGCCTTTCAATCATTCGGTGTAGATGGCATTAAAAAGAAACAGAAAAAGACAGTTTATTCTGTTACATTCAAAATAAATGTATTAAACTATATGAAAAGAACAGGCGATTCCTTCCAAGATACAGCGATTAAATTTGGCCTAAATACCCCATCTATTATTGTGCGATGGAAAAAGATATATGACAAAGAAGGTGTGGAAGGACTCGAAAAGCCGAAAGGACGACCTCCCATGAAAAAGAAGAAACAGAAGAAATCTAATCAAAACCTATCACGAGAAAAAGAGTTAGAGCTAGAAAATGAAAATCTTCGATTAGAGAATGCTTATTTAAAAAAGTTGAACGCTTTTCGAGAGAATCCGAGTGCCTTTCTAGAAAAGCACAAGCAGCAGTGGCATTCGAACTCAAAGAAGAAGGATTCAAATTAA
- a CDS encoding IS3 family transposase, with protein sequence MAFELKEEGFKLKDILVKVGIPEATYHYHAKQLQKEDLDKGWKKKIIELFQKHNGKYGYRRIYLALRNQGYLINHKKVQRIMRELGLKCQKFTRKSRYQSYKGTVGKVAENRLNRRFHTSIRLQKLVTDITEFKCAEEQKLYLSPIMDLYNGEIISYGISRRPTLDLVLQSLDKAVTIIKHEAPYRTTIHSDQGWHYQHNAWIRRLSEQRIYQSMSRKATCADNASMENFFGIMKQEMYHGEELVNYETLKRRIEDYIYWYNNERLKLKLAGRSPVQYRTQSSQLIA encoded by the coding sequence GTGGCATTCGAACTCAAAGAAGAAGGATTCAAATTAAAAGATATCTTAGTAAAGGTTGGTATACCAGAAGCAACCTATCATTACCATGCCAAACAATTACAAAAGGAAGATTTAGATAAAGGTTGGAAGAAAAAGATCATTGAACTTTTTCAAAAACACAACGGTAAATACGGCTATCGTCGTATATATTTAGCTTTGAGAAATCAAGGTTATCTCATTAACCATAAGAAAGTACAACGAATTATGCGAGAACTAGGATTAAAATGTCAAAAATTCACACGTAAATCACGCTATCAATCATACAAAGGTACAGTTGGTAAAGTGGCTGAAAATCGCTTGAATCGTAGATTCCATACATCTATTCGACTTCAAAAATTAGTGACAGATATCACTGAATTTAAATGTGCTGAAGAACAAAAATTATATCTCAGCCCTATTATGGATTTATACAATGGGGAAATCATTTCTTATGGTATATCCAGAAGACCAACATTAGACTTAGTACTTCAATCATTGGATAAAGCAGTTACAATCATTAAGCATGAAGCACCATATCGTACGACGATACATTCTGATCAAGGTTGGCATTATCAGCATAATGCATGGATTAGAAGATTATCGGAACAAAGGATTTATCAAAGTATGTCACGTAAAGCGACGTGTGCGGATAATGCTTCTATGGAGAATTTCTTTGGCATCATGAAGCAGGAAATGTATCATGGAGAAGAACTTGTTAACTATGAAACATTAAAAAGAAGAATTGAGGATTACATCTATTGGTATAACAATGAACGTTTGAAATTAAAATTGGCTGGACGAAGTCCAGTACAATACCGAACTCAATCCAGCCAATTAATAGCATAA
- a CDS encoding pyridoxal-phosphate-dependent aminotransferase family protein, which translates to MYQHDSLLLAPGPTTVPREILESMNQPMTGHRTKEFSQIIHQASRDLQTIFGAKHPVAILTSSGTSALEAAMVNVANPEDDIVIIVSGAFGDRFRKIASSYPFKAHIFEVEWGKGVDLKEFETYLNSLNVDVKAVFTQFCETSTSVKHPINALGKLVKQFNPDIYFVVDGVSIIGAVEVDMEQDNIDVLVSGSQKAIMLPPGAAFVAYNDRAIERFKEVTTSRFYLDLNKYITSLNDDSTPFTPAVSLIRGVQTYCDLIQEEKFENTIKRHEVCKTAVRESLKALDMELLVEDEFASPTVTAFVPNKDEVKTIKDELLDRFNITIAGGQQHLKGTILRVGHMGKVSPNDMLQFISALEIILSEIREQSVLGKGVSKFQEVVNQYV; encoded by the coding sequence ATGTATCAGCATGATTCTTTATTACTCGCACCAGGTCCTACAACTGTTCCTAGGGAGATTTTAGAAAGTATGAATCAACCTATGACAGGACATAGAACAAAGGAATTTAGTCAAATTATTCATCAAGCATCGAGAGATTTACAAACAATTTTTGGGGCTAAACACCCTGTTGCTATTCTAACTTCATCAGGAACAAGTGCTCTTGAAGCAGCTATGGTTAATGTAGCAAATCCTGAAGATGATATTGTCATTATTGTTTCAGGCGCTTTTGGGGATAGGTTTAGAAAAATCGCATCCTCTTATCCATTTAAGGCACATATTTTTGAAGTTGAATGGGGAAAAGGTGTCGATTTAAAAGAATTTGAAACATATTTAAACTCACTTAATGTTGATGTTAAAGCCGTATTCACACAATTTTGTGAAACGTCTACTTCTGTTAAACACCCTATTAATGCTTTAGGAAAATTAGTTAAACAATTTAATCCTGACATCTATTTTGTAGTAGATGGCGTTAGTATTATTGGCGCAGTTGAAGTAGATATGGAACAAGACAACATCGATGTTCTCGTTTCAGGTAGTCAAAAAGCAATCATGTTACCACCTGGCGCAGCATTTGTAGCATATAATGATAGAGCTATCGAAAGGTTTAAAGAAGTGACAACTTCAAGATTTTACTTAGATTTAAATAAATACATAACTTCTTTAAACGATGATTCAACACCTTTCACACCAGCTGTATCACTTATTAGAGGTGTACAAACTTATTGTGATTTAATTCAAGAAGAAAAATTTGAAAATACAATCAAAAGACACGAAGTATGTAAAACAGCCGTTCGAGAAAGTTTAAAAGCTTTAGATATGGAACTATTAGTTGAAGATGAATTTGCTTCACCTACTGTAACAGCTTTTGTACCAAATAAAGATGAAGTTAAGACGATTAAAGATGAATTACTTGATAGATTCAACATAACAATTGCAGGTGGTCAACAGCATCTTAAAGGAACAATATTAAGAGTTGGTCACATGGGTAAAGTCTCTCCAAATGACATGTTGCAATTTATTAGCGCATTAGAAATTATACTTTCAGAAATACGTGAACAATCAGTACTTGGTAAAGGTGTTTCAAAATTCCAGGAGGTAGTTAATCAATATGTTTAA
- the rpsD gene encoding 30S ribosomal protein S4 translates to MARFRGSNWKKSRRLGISLSGTGKELEKRPYVPGQHGPTQRKKLSEYGLQLQEKQKLRYMYGINERQFRTIFDKAGNMKGIHGDNFMALLASRLDAVVYQLGLARTRRQARQLVNHGHVTVDGARVDIPSYTLKPGQTIGVREKSQKLNIVLESVELSHHVPDYLSFDADKLEGTFVRVPERSELSAEINEQLIVEYYSR, encoded by the coding sequence ATGGCAAGATTTAGAGGTTCAAACTGGAAAAAATCACGTCGTTTAGGTATTTCATTAAGCGGCACAGGTAAAGAATTAGAAAAACGTCCTTACGTACCAGGACAACACGGTCCAACTCAACGTAAAAAATTATCTGAGTATGGTCTTCAATTGCAAGAGAAACAAAAATTACGTTACATGTACGGAATCAACGAACGTCAATTCCGCACTATTTTCGATAAAGCTGGTAACATGAAAGGTATCCACGGTGATAACTTCATGGCACTATTAGCTTCACGTTTAGACGCAGTAGTTTACCAATTAGGTTTAGCTCGTACTCGTCGTCAAGCACGTCAATTAGTTAACCATGGTCACGTAACTGTAGATGGCGCTCGTGTTGATATCCCATCTTACACTTTAAAACCTGGTCAAACTATCGGTGTTCGTGAAAAATCACAAAAATTAAACATCGTATTAGAATCAGTTGAATTAAGTCATCACGTTCCTGATTACTTATCATTCGATGCTGACAAATTAGAAGGTACTTTCGTACGCGTTCCAGAACGTAGCGAATTATCTGCTGAAATCAATGAACAATTAATCGTTGAGTACTACTCTCGTTAA